The bacterium genomic interval ATCGACGGCCTGCTTGAGCTCGCCGATCGCGTTCCAGTCGGCCTCGCCGTCGTAGAGCTGGGCAGCGGTCCGAGCGTGGAGGGCGATGGCCTTCACGCCTTCGGCCTCGGCGATCCGGCCGGTTTCGAGGAAGGTCATCCAGTCGTCGTCGATCCCCATGCGGAACTTGATCGTGACGGGGATGTCGCCCGCGTTCTTCACGGCGGCGCGCACGATCGATTCGAGGAGCCGCGGCTTGGCCGGAATCGCTGCGCCGCCCCCCTTTCGCGTGACCTTGCGGACCGGGCATCCGAAGTTCATGTCGATGTGATCGACGCGGTCCTCGCCGACGAGGAGCTTCGTCGCCTCGCCGACGTAGTGTGGGTCGACGCCGTAGAGCTGGAGGCTGCGCGGGCTCTCGTCGGGATCGAACTCGGCGAGGTGCATCGTCTTCGCGTTCCGCTCGACCAGCGCCCGGGCCGTGATCATCTCGGAGACGTAGAGCCCGGCGCCGAAGCTTCGGCAGAGGCGCCGGAAGGGCGCGTTCGTGATCCCGGCCATCGGCGCGAGGACGACCGGCGGGTCCGCCAGGATCGGGCCGAGGGAGACCGGTGCGAACTCGCCGGGGGCGGCGGGCGCGACGTCGCGGTTGATCTCGCTTACGTAGGTGGGGTCCAAGTCGGCATTCCAGCGCACAGGCAGGCGGGTAGATACCACGCCTCGGGCGTCCCGTGAATCGCGGTCGGCGCACGGACGCCCACGAGGCCGTCGCCCGTGGGGTCGCGCGCCGTCGTGTATGCGATCGGTCCGGCCGCCGGGCCCGTCGCTTGCCCCGAGCGCCGATCCGGGCTCTCTTCTGCCCATGAAGCGACTGCCGCCGTTCCTGCTCGTGTGGACCCTTCTCCTCCTGCCGTCCGCCCCGACGCAGGCGCAGGTCGGGCTCTTCCCGACCGAGGTCGAGCGGGTCGACGTGATCGTGATCGAGCGGGACGGTCGCGAACTCTACGCCTTCGATTCGGTGACGGGCGGACGCGTGACCGCGCGACTCGAAGTCGCCGAGGAGGT includes:
- the dusB gene encoding tRNA dihydrouridine synthase DusB, which codes for MDPTYVSEINRDVAPAAPGEFAPVSLGPILADPPVVLAPMAGITNAPFRRLCRSFGAGLYVSEMITARALVERNAKTMHLAEFDPDESPRSLQLYGVDPHYVGEATKLLVGEDRVDHIDMNFGCPVRKVTRKGGGAAIPAKPRLLESIVRAAVKNAGDIPVTIKFRMGIDDDWMTFLETGRIAEAEGVKAIALHARTAAQLYDGEADWNAIGELKQAVDSIPVFGNGDIWEAYDALRMMRATGCDGVVVGRGCLGRPWLFRDLAAVFAGVAPPDPPNFGEVIETMRTHARLLCEWVTERIGIRDFRKHATWYTKGFPGSTKMRDKLIRIDSLSELDAILDEGDPEMAFPPTAMRVKRGKKGGRQKVQLPEGFRNDLQDATPPEAEEPGDGG